The Populus alba chromosome 6, ASM523922v2, whole genome shotgun sequence genome contains a region encoding:
- the LOC118048368 gene encoding UDP-glycosyltransferase 73D1: protein MAPPMSSQLHFVLIPLMAQGHTIPMIDMARLISERGVTVSLVTTPHNASRFASIIERARESSLPVRLVQIPFPCEEVGLPIGYENLDTLPSRDLLKKFYIAVARLQQPLERILEHAKPRPSCIISDKCLSWTAKTAQRFNIPRIVFHGMCCFSLLSSNNIRLHKAHLTVSSDSEPFVVPGMPKSFEITKTQLPGAFVSLPDLDDVRNKMQEAESTAYGVVVNSFDELEHGCAQEYGKALKKKVWCIGPVSLINKQNLDMFERGNKASIGKTQCLEWLDSMEPGSVIYACLGSLCRLVPSQLIELGLGLEASNKPFIWVVKTGERGSELEEWFVKERFEERIKGRGLLIKGWAPQVLILSHRSVGGFLTHCGWNSTVEGICSGVPMISWPQFSEQFFNEKLIVEILRIGVRIGVEVPVRWGEEEKVGVLVKKDEVRKAVITLMDAGGEEGKNRRKRAIELGKTARKAMELGGSSNLNLSFLIQDIMNLQISKQG from the coding sequence ATGGCGCCTCCAATGTCTAGTCAACTGCACTTTGTGTTGATCCCGCTTATGGCACAGGGACACACGATCCCCATGATAGACATGGCGAGGCTCATTTCAGAGCGTGGTGTGACTGTAAGTCTGGTCACCACCCCTCACAATGCATCAAGATTTGCGTCGATAATCGAAAGAGCAAGAGAATCTAGTCTCCCTGTTCGTCTTGTGCAGATACCGTTTCCATGCGAAGAAGTGGGACTCCCCATCGGCTACGAGAATCTTGACACCTTACCTTCAAGAGACCTACTGAAGAAATTCTATATTGCAGTTGCTAGGCTGCAGCAGCCATTAGAACGCATTCTTGAGCATGCCAAGCCTCGTCCAAGCTGCATAATATCAGACAAGTGCTTATCCTGGACAGCCAAAACTGCTCAACGTTTCAACATCCCACGGATTGTTTTTCATGGGATGTGCTGCTTTTCTTTGTTGAGTTCTAATAATATAAGGCTTCACAAAGCTCACCTCACTGTAAGCTCGGATTCAGAACCTTTTGTGGTGCCAGGGATGCCAAAAAGTTTTGAGATAACAAAGACTCAGCTACCGGGAGCATTCGTAAGCTTACCTGATTTGGATGACGTCCGTAACAAGATGCAAGAGGCTGAATCTACAGCTTATGGGGTTGTGGTTAATAGTTTTGACGAGTTGGAGCATGGTTGTGCTCAGGAGTACGGAAAGGCTCTGAAGAAGAAAGTATGGTGCATTGGACCAGTTTCTTTAATTAACAAGCAGAATTTAGATATGTTTGAGAGGGGAAACAAAGCTTCAATTGGTAAGACACAATGCTTGGAGTGGCTTGACTCTATGGAGCCAGGGTCTGTTATTTACGCTTGCCTCGGTAGCCTATGTCGCCTAGTGCCATCGCAGTTGATAGAACTAGGTTTGGGTTTGGAAGCATCTAACAAACCCTTCATCTGGGTAGTGAAAACTGGAGAGAGAGGTTCTGAATTAGAGGAATGGTTCGTGAAGGAGAGGTTTGAAGAAAGGATCAAAGGAAGGGGGCTTCTGATCAAAGGCTGGGCTCCTCAAGTCCTTATCTTGTCCCATAGATCAGTTGGAGGATTCTTAACTCATTGTGGTTGGAACTCTACAGTTGAAGGGATCTGCTCTGGCGTGCCGATGATATCATGGCCTCAGTTTTCCGAGCAGTTCTTTAATGAGAAGCTAATCGTTGAGATTTTAAGGATCGGTGTGCGAATCGGCGTTGAGGTTCCAGTGAGAtggggagaagaagagaaagttgGAGTGTTAGTGAAGAAAGACGAAGTCAGGAAGGCAGTAATTACGTTGATGGATGCAGGCGGAGAAGAAGGCAAGAACAGAAGGAAGAGAGCAATTGAACTTGGAAAGACGGCAAGGAAGGCTATGGAATTGGGTGGATCTTCCAACCTCAACCTGTCATTCTTAATCCAAGATATCATGAACCTACAAATCTCAAAACAAggctaa